The DNA window ATTTGGTAAATTGTTCCGTCAAATGCTAATTGAGGAGACGAAAGGTAAAATTGGTATTCCTCGCACTGAGAGAGGTAAACCTGTATTACTTTGATAAATTCATAAAAGACTGCTGCATCCGAATCAAAATACTGAGTACTATCTTACATATTTTGAGATAGTAGTATTTTGAGAGGGACGTAGAAGTTGTTAAGTTATTGCATATTGCTCCGAATTTATGCAAGCTCGACAGTTCTTGTGCAAGAACTTCTAGGTGTTGTTTGACTTGAATTGTAGTATGTGACTAAAAACAGTGAGTGAACATGGAGCTGCAGTGATCCATGTTTATCATCGATAGCAACATAGTTACGATCGGAAGGTGCAGAAACAACAAATTATGGATTTTGGCCCAGGACAAAGGGAAGTGAAGGCAGTTCCAAGGGAAAATAGCCAGCTGCATGTATTGTGATATGAAATTAACCATTCGACGAGTCTAGGTGATTTGATGCCTTGATGTGTGCTTCCTCTTCCCTGAATAACTGAAATCAATGGATGCATTTCCAAGGTGTTGTTCTGACACAGGGAAGTTCACTACCTGTGAAACATCCATATGTTCCATGCTTTAGAAATGGCGTTTTGTGCATATCTATTTCAGAGCTCTATACACAAGTTTGAAACTTTCAATTCTTGATGATTTGTGACATTATATAAGGGTTAAAAACAAGAGCATCAAATCACTCACTGAAACTGTTGCTCCTCAGTTTCAAAACAACTccagaaagggaaaaaaaaacttcagatCGAAATGCTCacgtggtgccaacctctctaCGTCGCTCGGTCAAAAAgggcaagagaaaaaaaagagaaagaaactcaGGCCATGATTGAGAGCCCCATGATATGCGAACTCCGAAATATATTTCCGAGATCATGGACCATGATGGAATTCAATTCGTCAAGAAATGACGGTAACTGGGGTCCTTTTGACGacctttctttcttgttcatACGCACCGCTGCCATTGCAGTTGTCCCAGATGatcattctttctttctttctggaGAAAACATTTCACAGAGATGACGCCGGAACATGGAGAGTTGGACCCCCTGGCGTCCGGATGGAAGCGATGCGAGGGAAATGGTGTAGGCGTGGTCTCCACGCCCCTCCCCCCATATGAATAAGGcgatgatgaaatgaatgcCTTGAATGGATTGCAAGGGCGATGCTGCAATCATGCCAATGTGCCAATGGCAACCAACAAGCTGTCACCCTCATGAATGGGGGATGCAAGTATATGTGCATGCAATTATGTGTGGGATCAATGCAACTGATCATCCGATTCCGTGCTGATTAATCAGAAGAAAACTCCCTCTTGTATAATTCTTGATTGACCGTTGCCAATTAGTTGTTTATTTGCCATAAATCTGAGTAAGGCTGATCACATGGGCTGCACTTTGCGCGATCTATATACGAAATGATGACTAATGCTATAGTGATTGGGTCCAATTTAAGACTTAAGAGGAATATATGTGggattaaaataacttttttggAAAGAGTGAATCCATTGAACCTCACCTAGCATTTTGGGCTGGTGAATTCACTGAACATGGCGAGTTCAGATGAGCCACAGTACTGTCATGCCAGTCTAAATGAGATTTTATAGAGGTGTCAAACACATTAATTAGATGACACATCAggataaaagataatatttatatgaaactgtgaggagagagataattcgtttcatggccatgaaaTGTTTGGACACCGTTACCAAGTTCTCGGTTACACAGCGAAACTTACATTGAGGGGCTTGAGACGTGCAATTAAACTTtcagcagtaattaaatgctttatttaactTTGAAAATGATACAATAAAACGTTGCCTTGTAAGTAATTGTTTCATGCGTCATTTTTATCGAGTTAGCTTTTTTGAAACTATACAGATGCTGAGGAGGTAATTTACAAAAGCACGCTGTGTTGGAAACTGGGCTGCACTTTATGGAGCCTTTAACGATCTCTCAGCGTATGTTTCTGTTTCCTATCACTGAAACTTACCGACACAACAATACAAAGCACGCTCTTTTATTTGAAGATAAGTGTTTCTACACTTTATCCACTTCCAATACAAGGTAGATGCCAAAAACACATGTGGTCACCGTGCAATCCATCTCAATTCTCAACAACATTTCTTCATAATGGAACACAAGCATTTTCCTCCTCCATAATGAAGTAGGGCCTTTTTTCGGATTGAAGAAATTCATAGGTTTTTTACAGTATTGGAATTCTTGGGAAAGAAATCCACATTCTGTCTTTGTTCCTTTTACTACTACACATGATTATTTCCTACAGAATTCCTCGCTTTTAGTTCCCCTAACCTTCCAAACAGTTAATTCTAATGTTCCGCTATGTTTCAAATCATgtagtttttgtgtttttaagaATCCTACAATTTAAAGAAACCATTATTTTCCACACTACAACTTTTGGTTAGTTCTGATTTCCGAACCTCTAAAACTCTTTGACAACTTTCCACCCCCTCCCCCTGTGTTTTGGCCATCCATTTCACGACTAAGGGACTCTTTAGATAGggtggggctaaactttttggccctatgtcacatcagatatttGACACTAAtctgaagtattaaatatatactaataaaaaaactaattttataaatgagtggtaatccgcgagacgaattttttaagcctaattaattcataattagagcatgtttactgtagcatcatatagactaatcatggattaattaggctcaatagattcgtcccacgaattagtccaagattataaatgagttttattaataatctacgtttactatttataataaatattcaaacatttgatgggacaagggactaaactttagccctCTGTCCCAAACACCCCTAAAAAATAGGTCTTTCTAACGTAAAAGGTGGCTTTATCGTGGTAGGGGGAGTAACTTGCCGGCCAGCAATctcaccacaccacaccacaccacaccaagCAGCTCAACTGCAAAGACCAGAAAGAACAGGAACAACCACTGGTAGAGTAGAGTACCCCCAGTAGTCCTAGAGTGGTAGTTGTGTTGGTGGTATACACTCCGTGTTCTGGCATAGGATTCTTGTTGGGCAGCTGTTGAGTTTTGGGAGCCGCTACTGCAAGTAGCCAAGTACGCACTGGGAGAAATTAAAACGCCTTGAAAAGTGAAAACTcagaggaggaaaaaaaaaagagaactcCCAACAAAAGCTGCCCCCACCGGGCTAAAAAAATCGGCTCAGACCttacccttttttttaaatcccTTTTATCCTCTGCCTAATAGAAACCCACACACAAACACATGAATTCGCAGGAGCTGCAGTctagagagagggggaggagaggagagtgagagagacaaAGCATAAAGGCACTGCGGAGAAGCTGGACGCCGTGAAGAAATCTGTAgcctgagagagagagagagagagagagagagagagagtgaggaAGAAGGGAGGGTGATTCTCTGATCTGGAGCTCGTTGGGGGGAAAGGAGTTGGGAGAATCTCATGGGAGCTTTGAAGAAATGGGGAAAAGAAGCTCCTTGATCCGTTCTTGAGCCGGAAAAAGTGATCTTTCGGGTCGTGTGGCTGGAGAAATTTGGATCTTGAGGCTAACGGAGGACAACGCCTCGATTCTTCCGGCGCTCCGTTGCTGCATTGCCTTCTTGTCCCCAGATCCGAGCTGCCGTGCGAGGAAAAGCCGGATCTTTTGCCTGCGTTCTTCCCAAATCCGCCCAAATTTTGAGCTCTTGAGCTGTTTCATGGTAGCCCCGTGCTAGCTTCAAATCTTTTTCAGAAAGAACATTTGTTTAGTTGGGGGTTAGATATGGCAGGGATTCGGACTACTTTATGAGCTGTCTCctgccattttttttagagTAGATTCGTCAGTAATGGCGGATCTTGCCATGGAGTAGTAGCAGGGGTTTCCTTCGGTGATAGCGAAGCGTACTAGCCATAAGCGGCGATGTCTCTGAAGAGCATTGTGCGGGAACTGAGGGAGATGAGGGATGGCATCGGCAGCATGTCGAGGCGagccgctggcggcggcggcggcggttccgACGGGCGCGCCGGCCACGGCCGCGGGGGCTCGCGGCATTCCTGGCCTGGCCTCTGgtcggagcagcagcagccgcctcAGCCACCGCAGCAGCGTCAGGGCcaggaacagcagcagcagcaggggcgGTGGGCGAACCTGCCACCGGAGCTGCTGCTGGACGTGATCCAGAGGGTGGAGGCCAGCGAGGCGAcgtggccggcgcggcgccagGTGGTGGCGTGCGCTGCCGTCTGCCGGTCATGGCGCGAGGTCACCAAGGAGGTGGTGAAGACGCTCGAGGAGTGCGGCAGGATCACCTTCCCCATCTCCCTCAAGCAGGTACTGCTTCTTCGTCTCTCCTCACTCCGGTGACCTACCTGTTCACCGATAGTTTGGATTTCTCCATGATTAACTTGGTGGTTTGGCGCAGCCGGGGCCTCGGGAGCATCCGGTGCAGTGCTTTGTCAGGAGGGACAGGGCAACATCCACCTATCTCCTCTACCTGGGGCTCAGCCCATGTAAGTTAAACATCTCTGTTTGTTGACATACATGGCTCATAAATCTTGTTCTACTACCAATCTACCATGTACCATCAATATTCAGTAGTTCAGTGATCTGGTGAAGATGTCTTGTTTCTGACGTTTGCAATATTGAACCCCCCAGTATGAAGTATAACCTGGTTCAAGGAGTTACGATCATTGTTAATTCAGTTTAGCGGAGGAATCTATGTTAGATAATGAATTGCATTACACAAGGTTATGGTTACATGAATGCAATCTGGTTTGGTGGTTTTATTTGCATCACAAAATTTCCTTCTTTACACAAGACCACCTATTTTTCTAGTGCATGCATGGACATGGAGTTTTGTTTATTCTTTACACAAGGGCATCTGTTTGAGCGGTACGTTATGCAAAATTCAGTCAAGAAGGAGTACACATTGATatgaaaagataatattttcctttttggaCCACATGGGCTGAACTGGTGGCTACTCCAGATTGATAAGGAAGCCAATTGCGACTAGTAGACAGGAACTTCTAAAGGCTGTTTCGACACATTTCTGTTTGCACGTTAACAGCAAGTGTTTGTAGCATAGCAAATGTAGAGGACGCCGAGCTGAACCAACTGTTGAAAGTGCGGTGCATGATCATTTTCTGGAATTGGTTAGACAATATATGCAGGCAACTCATGATATGCATGCATTTCTGCATATACCTATTCACTCTGGATGCATAAATATCTACTTCTTACTTCTCTTATGTACCAGACTGGGGGTGCTGTCCACAACAAATTTGGTATGCTGTTGGGTAGGATGCATTTGTAAGGAGTACATAGCACACTTCCTGTTAGGAAAATTTGAATAGAGCTAATACTGAACTCAATACAGACAACTAATGTTGACTACATTACTAACTGTTGTCTATTTATGAATGCAGCTCTGCACGGGGAAAACGACAAGCTTTTGCTTGCTGCACGTAAGATTAGACGGGCAGCCAGGACTTCTTTTGTGATCTCATTGGTCTCTAATGACTTCTCTCAATCGAGTAGCACCTATGTCGGTAAACTGAAGTAAGCACTTTATGATGTTGACTTTAAATCATGTGGTTATTCTACTCTACTTATTGCACCAAAGTTTTGTTAGAAAGCTCATTCAAATTTACTCTGAATCAGACCAAACTTCCTCGGCACAAAGTTTACAATCTTCGACAGCCAGCCACCTTGCGATGCTGTGGTGTTGCCAAACAACCGGCCAAGCAAGAGACATTTCAAGCAAGTATCACCACGATTGCCTCTAGGCAATTATAATGTTGCTACAGTCTCATATGAACTCACTGTCCTACGGAATAGAGGACCAAGGAGAATGCAATGCACCATGCACTCAATACCAGCATTGTGTATTCAGGAAGGTGGCAAGGCCCCAACCCCTACTGGCATCATCCACTCAATCGACGAGCAAGTTCCCACCTTATCAACTAGCAAAGGAAAGGAACCAGCCGTAGAATTTTCTTCGACAAGCCTCAGTGCTGATCTGTCTGGACCGGTTTGTACAAACGAAGTGCCTCTTGTTCTGAAGAACAAAGCTCCTCGCTGGCATGAGCAGCTGCAGTGCTGGTGCCTCAACTTCCGAGGGCGCGTTACAGTGGCATCAGTCAAGAACTTCCAGCTTGTTGCGTCAGTTGATCCTTCCCTTGGTATCCCTCCGGCAGAGCAGGAGAAAGTCATCCTCCAATTTGGGAAGATCGGAAAGGATATATTCACAATGGATTATAGGTACCCGCTCTCGGCGTTCCAGGCCTTTGCGATCTGCCTGACTAGCTTTGACACCAAACCGGCCTGCGAATAACTGAATGAGGTATCAACCTGTCTGTGTCTTCTCTCCATTTAGCTCAGACGGCACCAGATTCTGTTGGCTGCTGTAAAAACTCTCGATCTTGCTATGTCAAGACGAGCTGCTCCTGGGGGTGACATGATGTAACAAACAACTGCTATGTATTGTCAGATCAAGATGAACAATGGCATCTATATCTTGGCAACTGCTATGTATTGTTCTTGGAACGTTTAGCGGTGAGATATCACTGTCTTATGGATAATATGACGATGTTCATCTTGCCTCAGCTCCTTTGTGTAGATGCTACTCACAGCGAGGCTGAAGCTGAACGATGAAGATGCTAAATTTGCATCCTGCTGATGCTCTGATTCTCTCAACCTGTCGTCTAATCATCTTCAGAATCAACACgcgaaacttttttttgatCTATCTGCATCTCTAGAGAATAAATACATCGTGCATCGCTGCTGCGTGACACATTGCCTCGtctgctcgtcgccggcggctaACCGAGCGGTGGTTGAATCTTTTCTTCTCCCCTGCCGGTCAAAGGACGGCGACTATGGCTGCACGCCTGCACGGTGGGGGCCAGCCGCCAGCTCCCGGGCCGTCGTCCGCGTCAGCCGGCAACATCCGCGGCCCGTGCCCTCCTCCCGTCACGTGGCGACCCTATCCGGCTCTCCGCCTACACGCTAGGCTTTGCCGCTGTACCAAGCATCTCCCCAAGTCCATGCCGCCGTGACATCGCCACATGGACATGCTAATCCTACGGAAgagacgacggcgacctcCGTACGTACGAGGCCGGCCTTCTAGAAGCAAGCAGAGTGCGGCACCGTATCTGCGCACGCGACCTTCTAGAAGATTACGCATCcgcacgagagagagagagagagaggaactgCAATTTTGCCTCCGTCTTGGAGCACGACAAATCCGTTTGCTTGGAACGTTCAAACTTTCACAAGCGAGGACAGGTCTACCGAGTCACGCACGCGCACACGAAACCCCGGAGTTAATGCGGTCGCGAGAGTATATGTGGGGGGGACTCATGCGTGGCGTCGATCCGGCGCGTCGTGATCACCTTTCCGCTAGGTAGCCAGAGATCTCTTTGGAGGTTTggtgcgcttcggcttcgtcggcagcggcggcggcggcggctggtctGGGTGTGGATCGGACGATGGagacggtggaggaggaggtggaggagtaCAGCTGGAGGGAGGTGCTGCTGCCGCGGCTCGTCCCGGTGGTGTCGGAcgcggcgccggagctggaGCGGGAGACCggggagcgccgccgcggcagggacctcctcgtcgccgtcgacttCGGGCCCAACTCCAAGCACGCCTTCGACTGGGTGCTCGTGCACTTCGCCCGCATGGCCGACACGCTCCATCTCGTCCACGCCGTCTCCAGTTGAGTCCCCCACCCGGCCACCCCTCCCTTATGCCTCTTCCGATCGCCCCCTGAGTGCGAACTTAACCTAGATTTGTGCTGCATATACTTATCTGCTTTAATTAGCTTGTGGGGATTTTTAGATCATGTCTTAGGTTGATGATTAAGTAATTTGTATATGCTCAATCCAAttaacaagtaacaacttGATTTGTTTAGTGCATACTGATACTCATCgtgtatgaattaattaatcaaaagtATCTGCTTCACATTTGGCTGCTTGTTCCATGCACTTTTCCAGATTTTGATAACCATCCAAACATACATGTTGAATGTGACAGCAGTAGCCCAGGCAGCGAGCCCATATGATTTTCAGTAGGCTAGTTAATTTTGATACAATGCAGTATCACTGTATCGTGCCATTGTTTCCTGTTGGATGAGGATGAGCCTATATGGAGACCTGAGTACCTGACTCAGAGGAACTCAAATTTATGCTGGACTTAGAAGTGAACTTCGTTTTAGTGATCTGATTCATTAGAGAAGTGAAATACAGTACTCTAGTTTGAGAGATCAAGAGAATGGTAGCACCTGGGTACCGAGTTAAGATTGTGGGTTGGTATCCTGGCCACACGTGGAAAGGGCAGTGTATGATATCAGATCCAGTCCTACCAGGGTCCTCTTACCGCGCAAGCCGCCAAAACCACGGTATCGCGCTCCCGCGGATATCGCAAAAAccgtgatgaatttgaattcaaaaaaattgaatttaaactcgcaCGGTTTTCGCGGCTTACCGCACGGTTTGCCGCGGTAACTACTTGCTGgaacaacacatgagaacggcggttaccgcggcttcCCGCGCGGTTTTTGTAGCCGAAACCACGGTTACCGTGAGAAGACCGcgggtgtgatgtcaaatgcaaaaaaaaaactttaaaaaatctaaaaaaatacatgaaaaataagaaaatattttgtaactatatttataacataggaaaaatatgacatgtcataaggaaaacaagaaaagtttcacatgacattttctaaattcttgatattgcaatatacaaacatacaccgtcatatcacccttatcaaataattcacaccaataactttattttgattgttgcgtcacaactatacctactatctattattacgaataaaactattatgtgtactaagatgcacgtataatttttctctatacatattttccacATATCCaacgttgtatatttgtatttcaacattatgtaccctagtgtctagtgtaaataataatgacttaacacaaaatattcttgaccatcttcctataaaatattacttgcaatatgctattttttaattttgttttccgaAATActcatttatgatttttaattacgccgggaatacattttttcattaacTTCCTTggcaaaactacactatatatcaacatatacaacatatattttttcattaaattttctcaaattttttaaattctcctcaaatttaaactcggttaccgcaGCTTACCGAAGCCGTGCCTCCGCGGTgggcgcggttaccgcggtgaCGTAAACCCTGAGTCCTACAATCTAGGGGCATTTGTTTGAGATAACTCAAGCTTCTGGATTTTATATGTTGAATAGAAGACAATTGTTCTTATGGTCTACATTCTGAGAGAAATTTATGTTTCTACTTACTGAAACATGTTTCCTTTTTCAATTTTGTGGATGATTGAAAGGCAGGCTGATTGTGTAGTGCGCAATTTGTGTTAGGTGTGAATAATGATCTAGTATATGAGAAAAGTCAGGAACTCATGGAGGATTTAGCAATTGAGGCATTCAAGACGTCACTGGTATGCTTTGTTCCTCCCATGcttgtaattattttgttaaacaAAGTACTCAATGTCTCAATGTTGATATGAAAAAGATTCATTTACATGCCTGATGCCTTGTAAAATCTATATACACAATGCTATGGATGGATTTTAATGAAAACTACGGAGCCTCCCTCTTGTTTGCTAGTCGCTACGGATTGAATTGTCTCTTCTGAAATATGCAGTCTTTTTTTATGTTCTCCACAAGGGGTTAATATGTCTTCCTTTTATTGGGGATTTTACTAGGTCCGGACTAAGGCAAGGATTGTTGAAGGGGAAGCTGGAAAGGTTATTTGCCAAGAAGCAGAGCGACTAAAGCCTGCAGCAGTCATTCTTGGCACACGTGGTAGAGGCCTTATTCAGAGGTACGAGACTCTTGAACTGCAGCCCGATTCtgactttctttttttgaaacgGGATTCTGactttctaaaatttagagaaCCTCAGGACCTTAGAAATTGGTTTGTAGACCTGATAAAAAGATCATGTCCCTGGCCAACTTCACGATTAGCAATTGTGGCAATTTATCAGCCAACTTCACTATCAGCAATTTATCTGGTAAATAGTATGCCATTAAGATGAGATTTTGCGTACATGGGCAATCCATGGAACTTGTCATTccaaaatcctttttttttattattttcgtaATCTATTTGCAGTCCCTATTTGAAATACCAGGATGATTATGCAGTGAACACTAAAATCATTGTCTGTCCACTAATATCTTGAGCTGTGAACACTAAATCTGCTCACTAATCCACCATCTAAAAGCACTACTCACGAAGGACTAACATATGTTTCCAGTTCTGATATTGTGCTTTTATTAGAATAACCACTGACATTAACGGAAGAGGTACTTCAACTCTATGGAATATAATAATCAACTGACCTTACTCGGAACAATCTGAAGTAGAGCTTGCAAAAATAGGCAACTAAATCTCGCATCCTTTTACCTTTACCTTTGAATGTAAAGAAACTACATGGTTTCATATATAACAAACTTCTGCTTTTATCATTTGCTGTGTAGCGTTAAGTACATGTTCAAATTCAATGATTGATGATGGCTGGCATGATTGCCAGTGAAACCACAACTTGCAAATTTACTAGGAGTTTTAGTGATGTGTGTTTCAACCAATATTTGACGGTTTGATCCTCATGAAATGTCTGCTGAATATTATGACATTTGTTGTCTAGTTTTTTTGACCTTTTGATGCATGGTCATATTTCATTCTTGCACATGAGCTGCGGATGGCATTTCAACTCCATCTCTAACTTTGCCTTTCTACTGTAGTGTGTTTCAGGGAAGTGTCAGTGAATATTGCTTCCACAACTGTAAAGCAGCCCCAGTTATCATTGTCCCAGGCAAAGGTCAGTTCAAGTTCTTTACTTTTCATGAAAATTTCAGGAAGTAAAGACACAGCTGCAGATAAGATCAAGAAGAAATTTAGTTATGCTTGAATAACAAGAAAATACTTTGGCATTTTCTCTATGATTTTTCGTTATAAAGTAtcatttatgatttttcagaGTCCTGACGACAAGTTTGTGCGTGATAAAGAACTGATTTTTCTTTGTCTGAACATCATAAGCCTGTTTATGAAGTCAGGAAAGAAATCAACCTGAAATCTATTCATGAAAAACTGATTTTTGGGGTATCTTTGCCGGTTTAAGAGAATATGATTATAATCTGGTCTTCCAATGATGGGACTCATTTGATTGGAATATATTGAATAGCTACTCTAAAAAATCTCGAACCAAGAAGATGCTTAGATGTCTTCTGAGTTGGATCTGGATGCACTTGTTCAGAAATCTGAAGTAATTGTCACTGTATATTTTGCAGACGAATTATCTTTTACTTTCAGTACAAGTAAGGTTCAATTGTGTCTTTGCAGAAGCTGGTGAACAGTCTGTGCTTTAAAGGGAGGAAGATACGTAGCAGATGATGGTGCATCGGTAGGGCGTTGTGCTTTCAATTATTGTAAtgttataaatagtattatGAAATTTTAGTAGATTTGTAGTCGAGTTATGCTTGAATTAATGGTATTGTTTGGTAGTGGAATGAAGAATGACGTGTTGTTTAGAAATTGGAGTAGCAAGACAAATATAAACACACAAATGTACTTGTATTGCCATTGCTGACATTAGTACAGTTTCTATGAATAAAGAATCTTCAGCCACAAATATTGATGTGGTTAAAACTCCTGGAATGTGGACTTCTCCTTCATTCCTTCTTACATTTCCATTTTGAGGTTGTCTAGCAAACAATCACCTGCAGGGGAAAGCAGAAGCTGGATTCAGTCACTTAGTTAAATGTAAAACGAACTCTTTGAAGCTTTAACACTTCCATCACTCACAGGTACAATAACTTGGTTAATGTGAGCATAAGTGTGTTCATATCATTATGATAGAGTACTTAAGCATAATACACCTTTTACTTAACCCAAATTTGCACAGATTAGGCAATTATTTGAGTGTGAATGCAGTTTTTCAGTTCTTTAATAACTACCTGTCAATTTACTCTATACTCCGAACTGTTAACTTGATCAGGGTTATAGATTTTTGCTGGGGTAACTATTATCTGTGTTCTTTCACATTAGGTTCAGCAGAAAGTAACCTGCAGGCTTGACTCAAATCAGTTACTCACTTTGTACTGACTGAAACGGTGCATCAAACCCACTGAACAAATTGTGTGCGCCAATGTCCCAACCTGCAGCTCCATTCACCTGCAGCAACATTCAGAAACCCCAAGTTCAGAAATACAGTTGCTGGAAAACCATACACCCTGTCAAGGACTATTTTTACCGCCACCTACGTTGATGCATGGCTCCACCGATGCGCCTGCCGGCACCGACATCGCCGCAGAAGCCGATATCTGGCCGCCTGGTGCCGGCGAGTACGGGTTGCTGACGACCATAT is part of the Oryza brachyantha chromosome 2, ObraRS2, whole genome shotgun sequence genome and encodes:
- the LOC107303676 gene encoding uncharacterized protein LOC107303676 isoform X1, whose protein sequence is METVEEEVEEYSWREVLLPRLVPVVSDAAPELERETGERRRGRDLLVAVDFGPNSKHAFDWVLVHFARMADTLHLVHAVSSVNNDLVYEKSQELMEDLAIEAFKTSLVRTKARIVEGEAGKVICQEAERLKPAAVILGTRGRGLIQSVFQGSVSEYCFHNCKAAPVIIVPGKDELSFTFSTSKVQLCLCRSW
- the LOC107303676 gene encoding uncharacterized protein LOC107303676 isoform X2, which gives rise to METVEEEVEEYSWREVLLPRLVPVVSDAAPELERETGERRRGRDLLVAVDFGPNSKHAFDWVLVHFARMADTLHLVHAVSSVNNDLVYEKSQELMEDLAIEAFKTSLVRTKARIVEGEAGKVICQEAERLKPAAVILGTRGRGLIQSVFQGSVSEYCFHNCKAAPVIIVPGKEAGEQSVL
- the LOC102710948 gene encoding tubby-like F-box protein 5, coding for MSLKSIVRELREMRDGIGSMSRRAAGGGGGGSDGRAGHGRGGSRHSWPGLWSEQQQPPQPPQQRQGQEQQQQQGRWANLPPELLLDVIQRVEASEATWPARRQVVACAAVCRSWREVTKEVVKTLEECGRITFPISLKQPGPREHPVQCFVRRDRATSTYLLYLGLSPSLHGENDKLLLAARKIRRAARTSFVISLVSNDFSQSSSTYVGKLKPNFLGTKFTIFDSQPPCDAVVLPNNRPSKRHFKQVSPRLPLGNYNVATVSYELTVLRNRGPRRMQCTMHSIPALCIQEGGKAPTPTGIIHSIDEQVPTLSTSKGKEPAVEFSSTSLSADLSGPVCTNEVPLVLKNKAPRWHEQLQCWCLNFRGRVTVASVKNFQLVASVDPSLGIPPAEQEKVILQFGKIGKDIFTMDYRYPLSAFQAFAICLTSFDTKPACE